A stretch of DNA from Halobacteriovorax sp. JY17:
AGTAATTTCACAACAGGTCAGGTTTATTTACAAGTCATTGAGAATGAGAGAGAGGGAAAGTATCTTGGAAAAACTGTTCAAGTTGTTCCCCATATCACAGAAGAAATAAAGAGAAGAATTCATATAGCTGCTGAAGATACTGAAGTTCTTCTTGGTGAGATTGGTGGAACAGTAGGAGACATTGAGTCACAGCCTTTTGTTGAATCCATTAGACAACTTGCTCAAGATGTTGGCCCTGAAAATGTACTTTTTGTTCACTTAGTGCTTGTTCCGTATCTTGGTGCGGCAGGTGAGTTGAAAACAAAGCCGGCGCAACATTCAGTGAAAGAACTTAGATCGATGGGGCTTTTTCCTCACATTGTTATTTGTAGATCGGATAGAGAAATTGAACAGTCTCTAATTGATAAAATTTCTCTATTTTGTAATGTGCAAAAGGAAAATGTTTTCCAATCTATTGATGTCGATACAATTTATCAAGTACCACTGAGTTTACATGCCCAAGGTCTTGATCAGAGAATTGCAAATCTTCTTGGTATCTGGGCCGCAGCTCCAAAAATTGATGATCTTGAGAAAGTTGTTTACAACTTTAAGCATCCTCTTAGAAAAGTAAAAATTGGAATAGTTGGAAAATATACTGAGCTTGTAGAATCTTATAAGTCATTGGACGAAGCCTTAAATCATGCGGCCAATTCATGTCAGCTAGAGCTAGACCCTGTTTATATAGACGCGGAAGACTTGGAAAAAGGAAAGGATTCAATTCTTTCAGAGGTTCAAGGTATTCTCGTTCCTGGTGGTTTTGGTCAAAGAGGGACGGAAGGAAAAATTCAGGCAATAAAATTTGCAAGAGAAAATAAAATTCCATTCTTTGGAATTTGTCTTGGAATGCAGCTTGCTATGATTGAGTTTGCTAGAAATATAGTAGGTCTAGAGCAAGCAACGAGTGAAGAATTTGGCAGTGCAGGGGACCTGGTCGTTCACTTTATGGAAGGTCAGAGTCAAGAGGGAACTAAAGGTGGTTCCATGAGGCTTGGTGCCTACGAGTGTGACCTTGCTGATAAATCGTACGCGAAGAAAATTTATGGAAGCACTAAAATTAGTGAGAGACATAGACATAGGCTTGAAGTTAATAATTTATATACGTCGAAAATTAGTGATGCTGGAATGATTATTTCTGGAGTGAATAAAGAACTTGATTTAGTTGAAGTTGTAGAGCTTTCAGATCATCCTCACTTTATTGCTTGCCAGTATCATCCTGAATTTAAATCTCGTCCGTATACTCCACACCCATTATTTAAATCATTTATAGAAAAGGCAGATCAATATGGAAAATAAGAAAATGGACTTTTTTATAGGTCCTTGTGTTTTAGAAAGTGAAACGCTTGCAATGGATATTGCAGGCAAATTAGTTGAAGATCTAAAAGAGTTTGAAGATAAGATTCAATTACATTTCAAAGGAAGTTTTGATAAGGCCAATAGGTCATCGATTGATTCCTATAGAGGCCCCGGAATTGAAGCAGGTCTTAAGATTTTAGAAAAAGTAGGAAAGACTTACTCTCTACCTACTATTACTGACTTTCATCACCCTGAACAGGCCGAGCAGATAGCATCAGTGGTTAAGACATTACAGGTTCCGGCTTTTCTCTGCCGTCAGACTGATATGATTTTAGCTGGAGCCGAGGCGTGTGCTAAGTATAGTGGTCAATTAAAAGTTAAGAAGGGACAATTTTTAAGTCCTGAAGAAACTAAGAATATAGTGGATAAGGCCTTAAACTTCTTAACTAAGGATCAAATTCTATTAACTGAGCGTGGGACGAGCTTTGGTTATAATAACCTCGTCGTTGATATGGCCAGCTTTCAGATCATGAAGAGTTTTGGAGTTAGAACTATTCACGATGCCACTCACTGTGTTCAAAGACCTGGAGGTCTTGGAACAATTACTGGTGGAAAAAGAGAACAGATCTTTACTCTAGCAAAGGCCGCTGTTGCAGCAGGTGCAGATGGTATTTTTATGGAGTGTCATCCAAATCCTGAAAAAGCTCTATCTGATTCGGCAACTGCTCTGCAAATTGAAAAAGTTAAAGAAATCGTCAGGAAATTAATTCAGATCAAGGACGTTGTTAATGCAAGTTAACCTAAGAGATGTTGCAGAAAAATTTAAAGATAAGCTTTTAAAAATTAAAGTTGTCGCGTTTGATGTTGATGGAATATTAACTGATGGCAGAGTTTGGTATAGTGGCGATGAGATGGGATGGAATCGTTTTACAGATACGCGTGATGGTTACGGTCTCAAGATGCTAAAGAACTTTGGTTTTAAAGTTGGAATAATTACTGGGGGAGATTCTCTTAGTGTGATTAAGAGATTCAAAGAAAATCTAGGTCTTGATTTTGTTTACTACGGAAATGAAGACAAGAGAGAGTCTTACAAATTACTTCTTGCAGAAGGGTATCGCCAGGATGAAATTCTCTATGTCGGGGATGAGTTCTTCGATGTTCCACTGATGATTGCAAGTGGATTTTCAGCAACAGTTCCTGTTGCTTCTGAAGAAGTTCGAAGAAAAGCTGACTATGTCACTTCTGTTTCAGGAATTGGTTCTGCCAGAGAAGTTATCGATATTTTAAGGTATGCTCATGGGCTTTACCCTGAAGTTTTAGACTTAGACGGTAATATTATTAACTTTGAGTAGGTTTTCCAATAGGGATGCTTACTTCGAAGTGAGCACCACTTTCTTGTGCTTCACTTACTAAAATTAAATCACCAGACATCTCTCTCATGAGCTGTCTGGAAATGCTTAGACCAAGTCCTGTTCCACTCCCCATTCCCTTTGTTGTATAAAAAGGAGAGAATACTTCTTCTTCTATTACTTTAGGAATTCCTGGGCCTGAGTCGATGAAGTGTATAACACATATATCTTCTTTGACTTCTGTTGAAATTTTAATTTCTTTAATACTTGAATCTTTTAAAGCATCAATTGAATTGTTAATTAAGTTTACAAGGACTTGGGAGAATTGAGTTTCTTTCGTTATAATATTAAGAGTTGTATCAAGAGAAGAAATATCTAATTTGATTTTATTCTTCTTCATTTTTTCTTCAATAAAGATAAGAGTTTTAGAAAGAATAGTGTTCAAATTCTTTGATTCAAGTTTATCTTTACTTCCTTCCCTTGAGAAATCTAAGAGATTCGAAATAATCTTTGAAGTTCTATTTACTGAGCTTTCAATATTTCTCATGGTTGTAGAAATCTTGTTTTTCTTTTCTTCGCTTTGTATTTCAATGAAGCTGAGCTCGTGTTCTAACATTGTTAGAGAGAGTGAAATGATACCCATTGGGTTGTTGATTTCATGTGCAATACTACTTGCTACCTCACCAATTGCAGCTAGCTTTTGATTGTGAATTGACTTTGATCTCTCTGCTTCTATTTGAGCCTGGGTTTCTACTTTCTCTGTATTATCTATACATTGTATGAAGATATAATCTTCTTTCTTATCTTGTATAAAGGTCCAGATGGTATTCTTCCATACTTCAGTACTTTTAAAGTTCATCTCCAGTTCAAAATGCTCGGATCTTTCTTTTAATGAGGTGAAAACCTTATTAAATTGTGAATTTTCTGTTAACACAGTATCAAGTAGAATATTTCCATTTTTCTGTTTAATTTGAAAAAGCTCTATTGCGGCTTTATTTGTTTGAATAATATTTCCCTTATAGTCTAGTATTAAAAGTGAAATAGGTGAGGAGTCAATGAACTTCGCTAGCTGAGATTTCTTCTTTTGAAAGTTATTAAAAACTTCAATGAAGTTTTCTTCAATGACATTAAACTCTCGAATGATACTTTTTCTTGGAACAGTTGGTATATTTCGAATCATCAGAAGATTAATGGTACTTAGCAATCCTTCAAGGGGAGGTGTTATAGTTCTATTGGCAAGATATATTGTGAGGATACATAGAAAAATAGATATGAAGAGAGTTAAAATAAAATTTATAATATATGAACTCTTTAGATTTTTAATATAGTCGGAGCTTGTTTGAAGAACAACTTTGAGCCGATTGTTTCCATCAATGGGAATACTCCCTATGAAAAATAGTTTACTCTTCACTTGTATAAGCTGATTAAAATCTGCAGTACTTATCTTGTGAATCTCTTCTTGACTGAGTTCCTGAGTTCCAGATACGAAAGTATTATTTACAAGAAAGAAAACGTTGTGATTATTTATCTTTTCAGAGAGTCCACTAATGAATTTATTTTTATTATTAATTATATAACCACTATGTATTGTTGCTAAAACACGGCCAGTGACTTTTGAGATAATTTCTTCTTTTGCAAAGATAATGACATTTTTATTCTCGGTAATATATAGGTTTAGTTCTTTTGGCAGAGGGTTGTTTGTAATGTAGTTTCTTACTATCTCTCTACTATTAAGTATGTTGAGGCTGACATCAATAATACTTTCTTCACCATCATAGGTTAGAAAAAGAAAATCAGCATCTAATGATTCATGTATGCCTTTATATAATGTATTTTCTATTTCTTTTTTATCTCCTCTTTCTAGACTTTGAATTAGAGATGAATTATTTACGTATTGAGACAGTTTGTTACTTCTTATATTTAACTGTGAGTTTATGAAAATTTGAGTGATCTTTTCTTCGTCTTTAAAATCATCAATAGTCTTGTCTCTAAGAAGTAGCATTGATGAATTAAACTGATTATAAAAGAGAGGGATCGTGACAAGAATGACAATGATGATAATAATCATTCCAAGGAGTACTGAAATCTTATAGTCTTTAGTTTCTTTCATTTGAATACCTAAAAGCTTTTTCTATAAGTGAGCTTATTTCTGGGCTACTTGTTTCTTTAGTTATGAGAGTCATACTGCCTGAGAAAATTTGAGGTACTTTCTTCGCATTACCTTGGAGGTCTAGTTTTATCGCTTCTGCTATAGCAATGGCACTATCGTCATTCATACGCATGACAGAGAAATCAATTCCATTTTTAGTTCTTAGAAGGCTATCTATTTCAGCACTTCCTCCTCCCCAGCCATTTAAGAGAAATTTATGGTCAGCCTTAAACATTTGCGCCTTAAGACTTATGTCTGTAGCACAAGATATGATTAAATCTATTTTCTTATTGCGACTAAAAAGGTCCTTAAGTGCAATTTCCACTTTCTTTGGGTTTGCATCTGTATAATATCTGCTTACAAGTTTCCATTTTCTATCTTTTGAGAGTTCCTTTATAGCGTAATCTCCCCGCATTTTACTAACATAGCCCTTAGAGTGATAAAGCACAGCGTAGCTTCCACCGTTAGGTAGTCTTCTTCCTACTTCTTCAATTAGTTTCTGTGTTCCTTCTTCATGATCAAAACCCACATAAAAGAAGGGTTGGTTCTTTTCCCAAGACTTCAAAGGTGTTGTTATATTTAGTAAAATTAACTTAATAGGAGAGTAGGCGAGAGTTTGATTAATCAACTTTGAATGCTCTTTGACGTTTAGAGTGAAAATTAGGTAATCAGGCTTCTTCTTTATTGCCTCTAGTATTTTTGCAGATTCTTTCTTAATATTTCCACCTGTAGGAGTAGGAATAACTTCAAGCTCAAAAGCAACTTTACTTTCAATAAGTCTCTTTTTGAGCGCCATTATATTTCTCCTCCAGTAATCAGATACTTGATCTTCTGGATAGATCATCACAATTTTTGTTTTCTTCACTTGTTTAATTGAAATTTCTTGAGCAGCGTTTTCGACTAATTCTTTAAAACTTCTTAGAATACTAATCTGGTGAGGATATTTATTTAAATAATCTTGATAATGCCAATACTCATCCGATGATGTAGTAAAAGAGATAACCAATAATAGAGCAGCGCATATAATCTTCAATTTATATCCTTTAAATATAACTACTTATCGGAAGAGCTTGATTTTACTAAAGTTCTTCTCTAAAACTTGACTCAAGCTCTAGGTTGTTTTAATTATGAGAGGTAATATTCAGAGTTTAGGATTAAGAATGTCAGAATTAGATAAATTTCAGGCCCTTTTAGATGAGGAGTATACTTGGCCAGCTCCCTACTTATTCAAGTTCATTGTCCCTAAAACAGAGTTAGAGACTCTGGAGTCCTTAGTTGAAGGGAATCAAATAACAGAAAAGCCATCAAAGCATGGAAAATATATTGCTGTAAGCTTCACTAAACTCTGTAATTCCTCTAAAGAAGTTCTGGATATGTATGCAAAGGTTTCTGCAATTCCAGGAATTCTATCTCTGTAGTAAACTATTAGTAGTTTAATTTTAGGAGAAGAAATGAAATATGATTACGCACTTGTTGTGGGCGCTGGAGCCTTTGGGACTTCTATAGCATCTGTTCTCGCAAATAATTTTAAGAAAGTTATTTTAAAGGTTAGATCTGAAGATGTTTATGAAAGCCTCTTAAGAGGAACCAATGAAGTTTATCTTCCAGGCATTGAGCTGGCCGATAATATTGTACCTGCACTCACTTGGGAAGAAGTCGATAGTAAGACAAGTGGAAAAATTGAAATTATTGTTTCAGGGCTTCCTACTGCAGGAATAAGTGACTTCTTTAAAGAAAACCGTGATCGTTTTTCAAAGTATTTTGAAGCTGGTGTACCCCTTGTTTCCCTCTCTAAAGGGATTGATCCAATAACATTAGAAATGGCCGATGATCTATTTTTTGATCTTTGGAATGAGCATAAAGAGTTATTTACTTTCTTGTCGGGGCCAAGTTTTGCGAAAGAAATTTTAGAGGAGCAGGTAACTCTTGTGACTGCTGCAGGGAGATCAAAGCATGTTTTAGAAAGTGTTTCTTCCATGCTTGATACATCATATTTTAAAGTTTTACCAAGTTACGATGTGAAAGGAGTTCTTTTAGGTGGAGCTCTTAAGAATATTTTGGCCATTGCTGGGGGAATTATTGAGGGACTAGGGTATAACCATAATACTAGGGCCGCCATGATTACTAGAGGAATTGCTGAAATGCTCCGCTTTGGAAAAGTTTTTAATGCAAGACCTGAGACATTCTATGGTCTAAGTGGAATGGGTGATTTAATTCTTACGACTACTGGGGAGCTTTCAAGAAATAAAACTTTTGGGTTAGAAATAGCAAAGGGAAGAAGCGCTCTTGAAATCATTAATTCACAAAGAACCGTTGTTGAAGGATTTAAAACAGCAAAAGCTGTTCATTTAATCTGTGAAAAATATGGAATTCGCGCAAATATTTTCCAAGGCGTTTATCAAGTTCTCTATGAAGAAGCTATTCCTGGAGAAGTACTAAAGAAATTAATGAAACAACCCAGTAAATTTGAGCTTGATTAATTCAAGCTCTCTTTAATTTCATTTATTGAAATAGTTTCTCCAAGATTTATTAATTTTCCATCCTTGTTGATAACAAAGTAGGCAGGAACACCAACAAAACCATTCTTTCTAAGCCAGCTTCCAATAACTTCATCTCTCTTTGTCCAATCAGCAAGAAGCAGATGAATATTCTCTTGCTCAACAAGGTCTCTAAAAGAGTCAGTTTCAATAACTAGTCTTTCGTTTACTTTACAGGTAAAGCACCACTTCGCAGTAAAATCGATAAAGACCTTCTTTCCTTCTTTAGAGTAAGAATTCATTTTCTCTTCTGACCATTTTTCCCACTGCAGTCCTTTTGCATTCTTCTCTTTTAGTAACATAGATCCATTTACCGTTGTAGATGTTCCTACTGGAGCTGAAATAATATTTACTACTAGGGCTATATAGAGAAGATGAAAAGTTATTCTCCAAACTTTAGATTTAGTAATCTTCTTTGATAAGTAGAAAGCAAAGAAACAAAGAAGAAGAGCAGTGTTGAGTTTAATCATTACACCGGCCATATTATCAGTTAGAGAAGAATAGACATCTATTAACCAAATAGTTGTAAGAAGTAGTGTTAATCCTAGGAATTTCTTTAAATTCTCCATCCACATTCCAGGCTTAGGGAGAAATGAAATCGTAGCAGGAAAAATTCCCGTTACTAGAAATGGAAATGCTAACCCAATTCCTACAGATAGAAAAATAGCTAAAATAGTTAGATTAGAAGATGTAAAAGCAAAAGTAAGTGCTGTTCCTAAAAAGGGGGCAGAACATGGAGTTGATAGAATTGTTGCGAGTACCCCTGATGTGAAATCACCAAAGAAGCTATCATTTGTTTCTAGGCCCCCTAACTTCGTTCCTCCAGGAGTTCTAAACTCAAAAAGTCCGAATAGATTTAGAGCGAAGATGAAGAGTACAAAAATCATTGCAAGTACAAATAAAGGAGATTGAAGTTGAAATCCCCATCCCACTTGTTCGCCGGCCTGTTTTAGAAGAACAATAGCTAGCGTTAATAGAGAGAAGGTCGTTAAGATACCAAGAGTATAACTTAGGTTATGTTTTAAAATTCTCTTCTTACTTTCAGCTCTATGCTGAATGAGACCAAAGAGTTTTATAGAGATTACAGGCAGTACACACGGCATGAAATTTAAAATGAGACCGCCGATAAAAGCTAGAAAGAGGTAGGTAAAGAATGAATTTTCTGAGGAGTCTGTTTGTGTCTGATTTTCTTTCGCTGCGACTTTGGACTTTTCATTGGTGATCACAGGAGTGAGAAGCTCCGTGAATTTTTCAAATCTTTCTGCGGCAGTTAGAGAGTATGTGTGAAAAGATTTCTTAATGGTATTTGTTTCTCCTGAAACAGGGTCGGCATAGAGAAATTTTAACTCATAAGGGGATTCAAACTTTCCATCTTTTGGAAGAGGAAGTTCAGGATCCATGTACTCGCCGTCCCATTCAATCGTATACTTCGCATAGAAGTTACCTTTCTTGTCTTTGAAAAGCTTTTCTCTGATAAAGTTAAAAGGCTCATGAGGAAAGGGCGTTAAAATATTCTTCTTTAAATCTACTTCCTTCCCCTGTAGTGACGTAAGGTTGTAGTAGAGGGTTAGTTTATTATCTTCATTTCCAGGAGCTTTCGCTAGGACAAGATCAAGTTGATTTGGAAATTCGATCGCTCGAGGTAATTTTTTAAAAATGTCTTGAGTACTTTCTGGAGATACTTCAAGTGTATTTCCAACAATACTTGTTATGGAGTAATTCTTTAATTCTCCGCTAACTTCTCCCTTTCCTGGAATACAGATATTCTTACAAACTAGCCAATTGGACTTTATATTGAAATGAGCGTTTGCAGCAGAGGTAGGAAGTTTAAAGAATAGAGAATAATCATTCTCATACCCAAAGGCGAGCATATCCCCCTCTTCAATATACTTTTGAGGCTCTGGCCATTCAAGTTCTTCAAGGACGGTGCTCTTTCCGTTAATTTCAAATTCATATTTTATTGGAAGACCTGCATCTCCTGGATTTTTCCAGTAGGTGTGCCAATGGGGATGGTTCTGATAATTCAAAACAAGGAAGTGATCAGTTTCAGTGCTTAGAGTTGACGCTGTAAATTTCACAGGTATATCTGGAACTTTTTCTTCTTTGCCATTACTCGCGCCTGAGTTTATAGAAAGGGTGAGTAATACTGTGATAATGAACAAAAGAGTATTCTTACTCATTTTAGGAGGCTCCATGTGAACTTTTCTATCTTCTATAGATATTATATATTATCAAATTATCGTTATATGCCTATTAAAGTTGAGGGATCTGACTGAAAAATTACCAAAAGTTAACAAATAAAGTGATATGATTTAAAAATTGACGAATATAAGAGGCTCGATAATGAAAAGATTTCCAAAATCTATTATTTGCATGACTGAAGAAAGTGTAGAGGTTCTCTACGCTCTCGGAAGAAGTGAATTGATTGTAGGAGTCTCTGCATATGTTGAGCGTCCACCTGAAGCGAAGAAGAAGAGAACTATTTCTGCTTTTACTCACGCTAATTTAAAGAGAATTATTGAAATGAAGCCTGATTTAGTCCTAGGTTTTTCAGATATTCAAAAAGACATTGCAAAAGACTTAATCGCAGAGGGATTAAATGTCTTTATTGCTAATCATAGAAGTATCGAAGGCATCTTAAATTATATCCAAATGCTTGGTAACCTAGTTGGTGAGAATGAGAAGGCTTCCTCATATATTCAAGAACTAGAAGAGAAAATATCTTACGCTAAATCTAAAGCTAAGACTTTCAAGATAAGACCAAAGGTCTATGTGGAGGAGTGGGATAATCCTCTTATATGTGGAATTCAGTGGTTTTCTGAAATCGTCGAAATTTGTGGAGGTGAGATTATACATAAAGAGAAGAGCCTATCATCACTTGCTACAGGAAGAATTGTGACAAATGAAGAAATTGTAGCGGCTTGTCCTGATATAATACTTGCTTGTTGGTGTGGAAAGAAAGTTGTCTTTAATCATATCTATGAAAGAGCAGGGTTCTCTAGTCTTCCTGCCGTCAAAAATTCTCAGGTATTCGAGCTTGATCCTGCTATATTTCTTCAGCCAGGGCCCGCTCCAATAGTCTCTGGAATTGATCAACTTCTCGAAATCTTTGAGAATTATCAGCAAACCTAAATAAAAATTCATTTTAATCATGCTTTTTCAAAGAGTCTGCTAAATATTTTAGCAATTTGTCCGATTAGGTAAGAGAAGATTAAGGTTTTTAAGAGGATTAACCTATGCAGAAGGCCATTAAATTAACACTACTAACAACGTTCTTAACAAGTTTTGTTTCTTGTGGATTCGTAAATCATATTGAAGAGAGATCTGCACAGATCAACCATCAAGAAGATACGATTTTACAATTATCTAAAGAGACGAGAGATTTGCAGTATCAAATTTCAAAATTGAAAACTGAAATTGCAGCTCTAGAAACTAAGAATCAATATCTCACTGTTCAGTTAAAAGAATCAATGGGGGAAAGCCCTGCAAGAGCGAGAGGTATTGCCTCTGTAGCTCCACTAGAAGATGCAACTGATCTTGTGAAGTTTGATGTTTATAAGTGGAAGCCTGATCAAGTATTAGCTGTGGCGAAGAAGGAATTCTCTGCTAAGAATTTTGAAAAGTCCGCACAATTTTTTTACACATACAAGAAGCAATTTCCTGGTGATAAGAAAATGGATGATCAATTTCTCTTTCAAGCAGGTGTTGCATCCTTTGAATCTGGAAAACACTATGACTGGGCAATTACTAATTTTTCAAAGTTAGTAGAAGCTTATCCAACTTCAAAATTTTATAGAGGTTCTAAACTATGGATGGCCTTAGCTAATCTAAAAGTGGGTAATGAAGAAGAGTTCTTTATAGCTGCTGAAGAGTTTAGAAAGAAATATAGAAACACTCCTGAATGGAAAATACTGAGTACTCACTATGAAAAAATCGTTCAAAGACACAAAAAGAATTAGTTTAATCTCTTTCTTTTTCACATTCTTCTTTATGAACCTATCTCTGGCAAACTCGCCGGAGATGATGGTTACCTCTGTTAAAGGTAATGCTTTCCTTGTTAGTAAGGGAAAGACTGTAACCTTGAAGCCTGGCGATCATATTTATGATTTTCAAGAAATCTTCACTGAAGTTGGTGGACAACTAACAACAAAGAATTTTAAAGATCAAGTCTTCCACTTCTCAGGTGGAAGTAGTGCCAAAGTTTTAAAGAATTTCTTAGAGTTACAGAATGGATACTTATGGGTTCAGTCTCATGAAAAAAAATCTCAGATTTATAAAATTCAAACACCAAATAGTATTATTTCATTTAGTGAAGGTGAGGCCATCATAGATTTTGATAATAATATTGTTAAAACTCAGCTTCTTGTTTTAAATGGTCAATTTTCGTTTTCAAATTTATTTGAAAATTACTTAAATTTAGATGTAACTTCTGGAAAGTTTTCATTTATTTCAAAAGACTATGAAAATGGAGCACCAAGAAATCCAACCCCTGTGGGGAAGAATACATTTTCTAAACTTCAGGCATTATTTGATAGATCAAGTGTTGAGCAAAGAGAGATTACTCCTGTTGCTGATATATTAACTGCTCAAGATACTAGAATGCTTGTGAAAGAAACTCCTAAAAAGAGGTCGATTGCATCAATAGTAGAGCTTGATAGTAAGAGCGATGCTGAAATTATTTATAGAAAGAAACACAAGAGAGACGAATCTCTAGATACTGTTCTGACTAACTACTATGAAAAGAAGTTATCTAACATGAAGGCTACAAAAACGAAGAAGAAGTTTAGCCCAAGCTATGTTAAGAAGTCGGGAGTAAAGGTCTATATTTTTGGTCAAAAGAGCAAAAAAGAGAGATCAATTGCCTCTGTTAAATCGACAAGAAAGCCCGCTTCAATTGGTATGGAGCCAGTAGTTAGAATTAAGAAAGACGCTTTTGAATCTTCACTTACTCGAGAGTATAAGAAACAACTTAGACATGATAAAGAAGTGAACTCACTTATTAATGAATTGAAAAGTTACGATCAAGACTATAAGCAATCTTATTAATTCCAAAAAAAACATTTATTAGTCTAGCGTTTATCTCAGATAAACGCTGATTAGCTTCTCTAAAATAGCTATGTGAAATAGCTTCCTCATCGTTTTCTATAGACATTTAAGTTATAATTTCAACATCTTAAATAAATTATGAAAGAGGAAAATCATGAGCAATTTAACTCCAAAGCTTGCTTTGACTTACGACGATGTTTTACTCAAACCCGGTTACTCTGAAATTCTACCCGCAGATGCAATTTTGAAATCTAGATTCTCAAAGAATATTGAATTGAATGTTCCAATTGTCTCCGCAGCAATGGATACTGTCACTGAGGGGAGAGCTGCAATTGTTCTTGCTCAGCAAGGGGGAATAGGAGTCATCCATAAGAATATGTCTCCTGAAGAACAGGCGAATGAAGTTCGAAAGGTTAAGAAGTTTGAAGCAGGTATGGTTTTAGATCCTGTTACAGTTTCTCCAGAGGCCACTCTTTCAGATGTATTTGCACTTTCTAGAGAGAGAAAAGTTACAGGGATGCCAGTCGTCGATAGAGATAATCTCTGTGTTGGAATTATCACAAGTCGAGATACTCAATTTGAAACAGATCTCTCTGTAAAAGTTAAGGATATTATGACTACAGGTGATAATTTAGTTACAGCAAAGAAAGGGATTGACCCAGGAGAAGCTCAATCTCTCTTACATAAGCATCGTATTGAAAAGCTTCCAGTTCTAGATGAGAAAGGAAGACTTGCTGGCCTTATTACGATCAAAGATATTATGAAGAAAAATGACTTTCCAAACTCCAATAAAGATAGATTTGGAAGACTTCGAGTCGCCGGAGCTATGGGGGTAGGTGATAAGGAGTTTGATAGGGCCATTAGACTTGTTGAGGCAGGTATCGATGCTCTTGTTGTCGATACAGCTCATGGACACTCAAAAGGTGTTTTGAATATGGTAAAGAAATTAAAAGAAACTTTTGCTGAGGTTGATATTATTGCAGGTAATGTTGCTACTGCGAAGGCCTGTGAAGATTTAGCGAAGGCCGGAGCTGATGGAGTAAAGGTTGGAATTGGTCCCGGGTCAATTTGTACTACGAGAGTTGTCGCAGGAATTGGAGTTCCACAGCTGGGAGCAATTTTTGAGTGCGGGATTGCTTGTAAGAAGCTAAATATTCCAATGATCGCTGATGGGGGAATTAAATACTCTGGAGATATTGTAAAAGCAATTGCTGCAGGAGCAAGTTGTGTGATGCTAGGTTCTCTCTTTGCTGGTTGTGACGAATCTCCAGGTGAGATGATTCTCTATCAGGGAAGACATTATAAAGTTTACCGAGGAATGGGCTCACTTGG
This window harbors:
- a CDS encoding NAD(P)H-dependent glycerol-3-phosphate dehydrogenase; this encodes MKYDYALVVGAGAFGTSIASVLANNFKKVILKVRSEDVYESLLRGTNEVYLPGIELADNIVPALTWEEVDSKTSGKIEIIVSGLPTAGISDFFKENRDRFSKYFEAGVPLVSLSKGIDPITLEMADDLFFDLWNEHKELFTFLSGPSFAKEILEEQVTLVTAAGRSKHVLESVSSMLDTSYFKVLPSYDVKGVLLGGALKNILAIAGGIIEGLGYNHNTRAAMITRGIAEMLRFGKVFNARPETFYGLSGMGDLILTTTGELSRNKTFGLEIAKGRSALEIINSQRTVVEGFKTAKAVHLICEKYGIRANIFQGVYQVLYEEAIPGEVLKKLMKQPSKFELD
- a CDS encoding thioredoxin family protein, encoding MSKNTLLFIITVLLTLSINSGASNGKEEKVPDIPVKFTASTLSTETDHFLVLNYQNHPHWHTYWKNPGDAGLPIKYEFEINGKSTVLEELEWPEPQKYIEEGDMLAFGYENDYSLFFKLPTSAANAHFNIKSNWLVCKNICIPGKGEVSGELKNYSITSIVGNTLEVSPESTQDIFKKLPRAIEFPNQLDLVLAKAPGNEDNKLTLYYNLTSLQGKEVDLKKNILTPFPHEPFNFIREKLFKDKKGNFYAKYTIEWDGEYMDPELPLPKDGKFESPYELKFLYADPVSGETNTIKKSFHTYSLTAAERFEKFTELLTPVITNEKSKVAAKENQTQTDSSENSFFTYLFLAFIGGLILNFMPCVLPVISIKLFGLIQHRAESKKRILKHNLSYTLGILTTFSLLTLAIVLLKQAGEQVGWGFQLQSPLFVLAMIFVLFIFALNLFGLFEFRTPGGTKLGGLETNDSFFGDFTSGVLATILSTPCSAPFLGTALTFAFTSSNLTILAIFLSVGIGLAFPFLVTGIFPATISFLPKPGMWMENLKKFLGLTLLLTTIWLIDVYSSLTDNMAGVMIKLNTALLLCFFAFYLSKKITKSKVWRITFHLLYIALVVNIISAPVGTSTTVNGSMLLKEKNAKGLQWEKWSEEKMNSYSKEGKKVFIDFTAKWCFTCKVNERLVIETDSFRDLVEQENIHLLLADWTKRDEVIGSWLRKNGFVGVPAYFVINKDGKLINLGETISINEIKESLN
- a CDS encoding ABC transporter substrate-binding protein, giving the protein MKRFPKSIICMTEESVEVLYALGRSELIVGVSAYVERPPEAKKKRTISAFTHANLKRIIEMKPDLVLGFSDIQKDIAKDLIAEGLNVFIANHRSIEGILNYIQMLGNLVGENEKASSYIQELEEKISYAKSKAKTFKIRPKVYVEEWDNPLICGIQWFSEIVEICGGEIIHKEKSLSSLATGRIVTNEEIVAACPDIILACWCGKKVVFNHIYERAGFSSLPAVKNSQVFELDPAIFLQPGPAPIVSGIDQLLEIFENYQQT
- the guaB gene encoding IMP dehydrogenase, which translates into the protein MSNLTPKLALTYDDVLLKPGYSEILPADAILKSRFSKNIELNVPIVSAAMDTVTEGRAAIVLAQQGGIGVIHKNMSPEEQANEVRKVKKFEAGMVLDPVTVSPEATLSDVFALSRERKVTGMPVVDRDNLCVGIITSRDTQFETDLSVKVKDIMTTGDNLVTAKKGIDPGEAQSLLHKHRIEKLPVLDEKGRLAGLITIKDIMKKNDFPNSNKDRFGRLRVAGAMGVGDKEFDRAIRLVEAGIDALVVDTAHGHSKGVLNMVKKLKETFAEVDIIAGNVATAKACEDLAKAGADGVKVGIGPGSICTTRVVAGIGVPQLGAIFECGIACKKLNIPMIADGGIKYSGDIVKAIAAGASCVMLGSLFAGCDESPGEMILYQGRHYKVYRGMGSLGAMALGSKDRYGQAEVDEIQKLVPEGIEGQVPYRGSLASNIYQMLGGLRAGMGYVGAENISALQEKAEFIQITQASLKESHPHDVMITKEAPNYQKS